Proteins from one Phaenicophaeus curvirostris isolate KB17595 chromosome 16, BPBGC_Pcur_1.0, whole genome shotgun sequence genomic window:
- the METRN gene encoding meteorin isoform X2: MGALRLRLAPRLPPTATAIQGKSPQHITACVKPTGTFRGAQLYLEKEGNLELLLPEAPRPRVRCFSWLPHEKVALFLQATPHRDISRRIAAFRYELRGDWLAHPALPAASLSAEGSCRPCNDTEILMAICTSDFVIRGSIRSVSNDAELQESVIGVSAIRIHRQKFPLFQAGGHAGRAVGSIRTPLRCGVKPGPGTFLFTGWLHFGEAWLSCAPRYRDFQRIYEGAQRAHQNPCEFPMD, from the exons ATGGGGGCCCTTCGCCTCCGCCTGGCCCCCCGCCTGCCCCCCACCGCCACCGCCATCCAGGGCAAGAGCCCCCAGCACATCACCGCCTGCGTCAAACCCACTGGCACCTTCCGGGGGGCTCAGCTCTAcctggagaaggaggggaacctggagctgctgctgccggAGGCGCCCCGACCCCGCGTCCGCTGCTTCAGCTGGTTGCCCCACGAGAAGGTGGCTCTGTTCCTGCAGGCCACCCCGCACCGCGACATCAGCCGCCGCATCGCCGCCTTCCGCTACGAGCTGCGGGGGGACTGGCTGGCCCACCCGGCACTGCCCGCAGCCAGCCTCAGTGCAGAAG GGTCGTGCCGGCCATGCAACGACACCGAGATCCTGATGGCCATTTGCACTAGTGACTTTG TGATCCGTGGCAGCATCCGGAGCGTCTCCAACGATGCGGAGCTGCAGGAATCCGTCATCGGGGTGAGCGCCATCCGCATCCACCGCCAGAAGTTCCCCCTCTTCCAGGCGGGCGGCCACGCAGGGCGGGCAGTGGGCAGCATCCGCACGCCGCTGCGCTGCGGGGTCAAGCCAGGCCCCGGCACCTTCCTCTTCACGGGGTGGCTGCACTTTGGCGAAGCCTGGCTAAGCTGCGCTCCCCGCTACCGGGACTTCCAGCGCATCTACGAGGGGGCTCAGCGTGCGCACCAGAACCCCTGCGAGTTCCCCATGGACTAA
- the METRN gene encoding meteorin isoform X1: protein MWALRALCLAGLGAALGGAPAEQCGWRGSGLSQEPGSVEQLSLHCAKGSLEWLYPMGALRLRLAPRLPPTATAIQGKSPQHITACVKPTGTFRGAQLYLEKEGNLELLLPEAPRPRVRCFSWLPHEKVALFLQATPHRDISRRIAAFRYELRGDWLAHPALPAASLSAEGSCRPCNDTEILMAICTSDFVIRGSIRSVSNDAELQESVIGVSAIRIHRQKFPLFQAGGHAGRAVGSIRTPLRCGVKPGPGTFLFTGWLHFGEAWLSCAPRYRDFQRIYEGAQRAHQNPCEFPMD, encoded by the exons ATGTGGGCGCTGCGGGCGCTGTGCCTCGCCGGGCTGGGGGCGGCGCTCGGCGGGGCCCCGGCGGAGCAGTGCGGATGGAGGGGCAG CGGACTCTCGCAGGAGCCGGGCAGCGTGGAGCAGCTGTCCCTGCACTGCGCCAAGGGCTCCCTGGAATGGTTGTACCCCATGGGGGCCCTTCGCCTCCGCCTGGCCCCCCGCCTGCCCCCCACCGCCACCGCCATCCAGGGCAAGAGCCCCCAGCACATCACCGCCTGCGTCAAACCCACTGGCACCTTCCGGGGGGCTCAGCTCTAcctggagaaggaggggaacctggagctgctgctgccggAGGCGCCCCGACCCCGCGTCCGCTGCTTCAGCTGGTTGCCCCACGAGAAGGTGGCTCTGTTCCTGCAGGCCACCCCGCACCGCGACATCAGCCGCCGCATCGCCGCCTTCCGCTACGAGCTGCGGGGGGACTGGCTGGCCCACCCGGCACTGCCCGCAGCCAGCCTCAGTGCAGAAG GGTCGTGCCGGCCATGCAACGACACCGAGATCCTGATGGCCATTTGCACTAGTGACTTTG TGATCCGTGGCAGCATCCGGAGCGTCTCCAACGATGCGGAGCTGCAGGAATCCGTCATCGGGGTGAGCGCCATCCGCATCCACCGCCAGAAGTTCCCCCTCTTCCAGGCGGGCGGCCACGCAGGGCGGGCAGTGGGCAGCATCCGCACGCCGCTGCGCTGCGGGGTCAAGCCAGGCCCCGGCACCTTCCTCTTCACGGGGTGGCTGCACTTTGGCGAAGCCTGGCTAAGCTGCGCTCCCCGCTACCGGGACTTCCAGCGCATCTACGAGGGGGCTCAGCGTGCGCACCAGAACCCCTGCGAGTTCCCCATGGACTAA